The following coding sequences are from one Paenibacillus sp. JDR-2 window:
- a CDS encoding zinc metallopeptidase, whose translation MFFHPMDFLILIAFGLSIWAQFRVKGTFNRWAGVQTTYGLTGYQAARRMLDANGLHDVPIEPVRGTLSDHYDPIHRVVRLSEPVYYESSISAVAVACHEVGHAIQHKVHYPMLVLRHRIFPVVNIASGIAPFLLIAGFLFHAMNLVGLGIIFFSVAVAFQVITLPVEFNASNRARDLMVAEGFITNEEERGVAKVLNAAALTYVAAALISLLELVKYIMIFTSSNNDD comes from the coding sequence ATGTTTTTTCACCCTATGGACTTCCTTATCCTGATTGCCTTCGGTTTATCCATTTGGGCACAGTTTCGGGTAAAAGGAACGTTCAACCGCTGGGCCGGCGTACAAACAACGTACGGATTGACCGGTTACCAGGCTGCAAGACGAATGCTGGATGCTAACGGCTTGCATGACGTACCTATTGAACCCGTACGCGGCACCTTGTCGGACCACTACGATCCGATTCACCGCGTAGTCAGATTATCCGAGCCGGTCTATTATGAAAGCTCGATTTCCGCTGTTGCGGTTGCCTGCCACGAGGTTGGCCATGCAATCCAACACAAAGTACATTACCCAATGCTGGTGCTTCGCCACCGGATTTTCCCGGTCGTTAATATTGCATCCGGTATTGCACCGTTCCTGCTTATCGCAGGTTTCCTGTTCCACGCAATGAACCTTGTAGGACTAGGCATCATCTTCTTCTCCGTAGCCGTTGCCTTTCAGGTTATCACGTTGCCGGTCGAGTTCAACGCAAGTAACCGGGCGCGCGATTTGATGGTTGCGGAAGGCTTCATTACAAATGAAGAAGAACGCGGCGTAGCCAAAGTACTTAATGCAGCTGCACTCACTTACGTGGCAGCAGCGCTGATCTCCTTGCTGGAGCTGGTTAAGTACATTATGATCTTCACATCATCGAACAATGATGATTAA
- a CDS encoding MerR family transcriptional regulator gives MGDTKLYRIGELSKLAGVSPRTIDYYTSMGLLEPSERSAKNYRLYHDETLVRLKRIEQMKNEKYTLDEIKEALDGWSKVTPEEQVSQKLTDLQYHLSQLEREVKELEPVIKQLKPRQANRLYTRLMPQTAACIEALMLLINKGPFM, from the coding sequence ATTGGGGATACGAAGCTTTATCGTATAGGCGAACTCTCGAAATTAGCGGGTGTCAGCCCTCGGACAATTGATTATTACACCTCAATGGGCCTATTAGAACCATCGGAACGTTCCGCCAAAAATTATCGCTTGTATCATGATGAAACTTTAGTCCGTCTTAAACGTATCGAACAAATGAAGAACGAAAAATATACGCTAGACGAAATCAAGGAAGCTTTGGACGGCTGGAGCAAGGTTACGCCCGAGGAGCAAGTGTCTCAGAAGCTGACAGATCTTCAGTATCACTTATCCCAGCTGGAGCGCGAAGTAAAAGAGCTGGAGCCGGTGATCAAGCAGCTTAAGCCGAGACAAGCAAACCGGCTGTACACCCGCTTAATGCCGCAAACCGCGGCTTGCATCGAGGCGTTAATGCTTCTTATTAACAAAGGGCCATTTATGTAA